The Branchiostoma floridae strain S238N-H82 chromosome 17, Bfl_VNyyK, whole genome shotgun sequence genome has a window encoding:
- the LOC118404226 gene encoding ras-related GTP-binding protein C-like isoform X2 yields the protein MASYDDDENFGSYGVVGSFPKDFGYGPDEQDTEDRSPSAENKPRILLMGLRRSGKSSIQKVVFHKMSPNETLFLESTNKIVKDDISNSSFVQFQIWDFPGQIDFFDPTFDSEMIFGGCGALIFVIDAQDDYMEALAKLHMTVSRAYKVNPNIKFEVFIHKVDGLSDDHKIETQRDIHQRANDDLADAGLEAIHLSFYLTSIYDHSIFEAFSKVVQKLIPQLPTLENLLNILISNSGIEKAFLFDVVSKIYIATDSSPVDMQSYELCCDMIDVVIDVSCIYGLKDGEGSCYDKESSSIIKLNNATILYLREVNRFLALVCILREDNFDRQGIIDYNFHCFRQAIQEVFEVRCKAQNLTSNLQSSSGSLEAPAANGIVGSKPI from the exons ATGGCG TCCTACGATGATGACGAGAACTTTGGGAGTTACGGAGTCGTCGGCTCGTTTCCAAAGGATTTTGGGTACGGACCAGACGAGCAGGATACAGAGGACCGGTCACCTTCTGCAGAGAACAAGCCTCGAATCCTTCTGATGGGGCTGAGaag AAGCGGGAAGTCCTCTATCCAGAAGGTCGTGTTCCATAAGATGTCGCCGAACGAAACCCTGTTTCTGGAGAGCACCAACAAGATTGTGAAGGACG ACATCTCCAACAGCTCGTTTGTGCAGTTCCAAATCTGGGACTTTCCCGGCCAGATCGACTTCTTCGACCCGACCTTTGACTCCGAGATGATCTTTGGGGGCTGCGGAGCTCTCATCTTCGTCATCGATGCCCAG GATGACTACATGGAGGCCCTTGCCAAGCTGCACATGACCGTGTCAAGGGCGTACAAGGTCAACCCTAACATCAAGTTTGAAGTTTTCATCCACAAG GTTGATGGTTTGTCAGACGACCATAAGATCGAGACGCAGCGAGACATCCACCAGAGAGCCAACGATGACCTGGCAGACGCAGGGCTGGAGGCCATTCACCTCAG tttCTACCTGACCAGTATTTACGACCACTCCATCTTCGAGGCATTCAGCAAGGTCGTCCAGAAACTCATCCCCCAGCTGCCGACCTTGGAGAATCTTCTCAACATTCTCATCTCG AACTCCGGTATCGAGAAGGCATTCCTGTTCGATGTTGTGAGTAAAATCTACATCGCCACCGACAGCTCGCCGGTCGACATGCAGTCCTACGAGCTCTGCTGCGACATGATCGATGTGGTCATCGACGTCTCCTGTATCTATGG gctgAAGGACGGGGAGGGGAGCTGCTATGACAAAGAGTCGTCGTCCATCATCAAGCTGAACAACGCGACAATCCTGTATCTGCGGGAGGTCAACAGGTTCCTGGCGCTGGTGTGCATCCTCAGGGAGGACAACTTTGATAGACAag GCATCATCGACTACAACTTCCACTGCTTTCGGCAGGCCATCCAGGAGGTGTTCGAGGTCAGGTGCAAGGCTCAGAACTTGACCTCTAACCTGCAGTCTTCATCCGGGTCTCTGGAGGCGCCGGCCGCCAACGGCATCGTCGGATCCAAGCCGAT CTAA
- the LOC118404226 gene encoding ras-related GTP-binding protein C-like isoform X3, with protein MASYDDDENFGSYGVVGSFPKDFGYGPDEQDTEDRSPSAENKPRILLMGLRRSGKSSIQKVVFHKMSPNETLFLESTNKIVKDDISNSSFVQFQIWDFPGQIDFFDPTFDSEMIFGGCGALIFVIDAQDDYMEALAKLHMTVSRAYKVNPNIKFEVFIHKVDGLSDDHKIETQRDIHQRANDDLADAGLEAIHLSFYLTSIYDHSIFEAFSKVVQKLIPQLPTLENLLNILISNSGIEKAFLFDVVSKIYIATDSSPVDMQSYELCCDMIDVVIDVSCIYGLKDGEGSCYDKESSSIIKLNNATILYLREVNRFLALVCILREDNFDRQGIIDYNFHCFRQAIQEVFEVRCKAQNLTSNLQSSSGSLEAPAANGIVGSKPI; from the exons ATGGCG TCCTACGATGATGACGAGAACTTTGGGAGTTACGGAGTCGTCGGCTCGTTTCCAAAGGATTTTGGGTACGGACCAGACGAGCAGGATACAGAGGACCGGTCACCTTCTGCAGAGAACAAGCCTCGAATCCTTCTGATGGGGCTGAGaag AAGCGGGAAGTCCTCTATCCAGAAGGTCGTGTTCCATAAGATGTCGCCGAACGAAACCCTGTTTCTGGAGAGCACCAACAAGATTGTGAAGGACG ACATCTCCAACAGCTCGTTTGTGCAGTTCCAAATCTGGGACTTTCCCGGCCAGATCGACTTCTTCGACCCGACCTTTGACTCCGAGATGATCTTTGGGGGCTGCGGAGCTCTCATCTTCGTCATCGATGCCCAG GATGACTACATGGAGGCCCTTGCCAAGCTGCACATGACCGTGTCAAGGGCGTACAAGGTCAACCCTAACATCAAGTTTGAAGTTTTCATCCACAAG GTTGATGGTTTGTCAGACGACCATAAGATCGAGACGCAGCGAGACATCCACCAGAGAGCCAACGATGACCTGGCAGACGCAGGGCTGGAGGCCATTCACCTCAG tttCTACCTGACCAGTATTTACGACCACTCCATCTTCGAGGCATTCAGCAAGGTCGTCCAGAAACTCATCCCCCAGCTGCCGACCTTGGAGAATCTTCTCAACATTCTCATCTCG AACTCCGGTATCGAGAAGGCATTCCTGTTCGATGTTGTGAGTAAAATCTACATCGCCACCGACAGCTCGCCGGTCGACATGCAGTCCTACGAGCTCTGCTGCGACATGATCGATGTGGTCATCGACGTCTCCTGTATCTATGG gctgAAGGACGGGGAGGGGAGCTGCTATGACAAAGAGTCGTCGTCCATCATCAAGCTGAACAACGCGACAATCCTGTATCTGCGGGAGGTCAACAGGTTCCTGGCGCTGGTGTGCATCCTCAGGGAGGACAACTTTGATAGACAag GCATCATCGACTACAACTTCCACTGCTTTCGGCAGGCCATCCAGGAGGTGTTCGAGGTCAGGTGCAAGGCTCAGAACTTGACCTCTAACCTGCAGTCTTCATCCGGGTCTCTGGAGGCGCCGGCCGCCAACGGCATC GTCGGATCCAAGCCGATCTAA
- the LOC118404226 gene encoding ras-related GTP-binding protein C-like isoform X1 — protein sequence MASYDDDENFGSYGVVGSFPKDFGYGPDEQDTEDRSPSAENKPRILLMGLRRSGKSSIQKVVFHKMSPNETLFLESTNKIVKDDISNSSFVQFQIWDFPGQIDFFDPTFDSEMIFGGCGALIFVIDAQDDYMEALAKLHMTVSRAYKVNPNIKFEVFIHKVDGLSDDHKIETQRDIHQRANDDLADAGLEAIHLSFYLTSIYDHSIFEAFSKVVQKLIPQLPTLENLLNILISNSGIEKAFLFDVVSKIYIATDSSPVDMQSYELCCDMIDVVIDVSCIYGLKDGEGSCYDKESSSIIKLNNATILYLREVNRFLALVCILREDNFDRQGIIDYNFHCFRQAIQEVFEVRCKAQNLTSNLQSSSGSLEAPAANGIVGSKPI from the exons ATGGCG TCCTACGATGATGACGAGAACTTTGGGAGTTACGGAGTCGTCGGCTCGTTTCCAAAGGATTTTGGGTACGGACCAGACGAGCAGGATACAGAGGACCGGTCACCTTCTGCAGAGAACAAGCCTCGAATCCTTCTGATGGGGCTGAGaag AAGCGGGAAGTCCTCTATCCAGAAGGTCGTGTTCCATAAGATGTCGCCGAACGAAACCCTGTTTCTGGAGAGCACCAACAAGATTGTGAAGGACG ACATCTCCAACAGCTCGTTTGTGCAGTTCCAAATCTGGGACTTTCCCGGCCAGATCGACTTCTTCGACCCGACCTTTGACTCCGAGATGATCTTTGGGGGCTGCGGAGCTCTCATCTTCGTCATCGATGCCCAG GATGACTACATGGAGGCCCTTGCCAAGCTGCACATGACCGTGTCAAGGGCGTACAAGGTCAACCCTAACATCAAGTTTGAAGTTTTCATCCACAAG GTTGATGGTTTGTCAGACGACCATAAGATCGAGACGCAGCGAGACATCCACCAGAGAGCCAACGATGACCTGGCAGACGCAGGGCTGGAGGCCATTCACCTCAG tttCTACCTGACCAGTATTTACGACCACTCCATCTTCGAGGCATTCAGCAAGGTCGTCCAGAAACTCATCCCCCAGCTGCCGACCTTGGAGAATCTTCTCAACATTCTCATCTCG AACTCCGGTATCGAGAAGGCATTCCTGTTCGATGTTGTGAGTAAAATCTACATCGCCACCGACAGCTCGCCGGTCGACATGCAGTCCTACGAGCTCTGCTGCGACATGATCGATGTGGTCATCGACGTCTCCTGTATCTATGG gctgAAGGACGGGGAGGGGAGCTGCTATGACAAAGAGTCGTCGTCCATCATCAAGCTGAACAACGCGACAATCCTGTATCTGCGGGAGGTCAACAGGTTCCTGGCGCTGGTGTGCATCCTCAGGGAGGACAACTTTGATAGACAag GCATCATCGACTACAACTTCCACTGCTTTCGGCAGGCCATCCAGGAGGTGTTCGAGGTCAGGTGCAAGGCTCAGAACTTGACCTCTAACCTGCAGTCTTCATCCGGGTCTCTGGAGGCGCCGGCCGCCAACGGCATCGTCGGATCCAAGCCGATCTAA